The genomic DNA TCCACAGCCAGTTCACGCTCGCGACCGAGCCAGTCGCCGCTTTCGCAGACAGGGCCCACGACGTCATAAACTTGCTTGGGCGCATTATTGGGCACATTACGCACGACCACCGGCTCGATCGCGTGGTACGCCTCATACATCGCCGGACGCGCGAGGTCGTTCATCGCGGCGTCGACGATCACGAAGTTCTTTTCGACGCCTGGCTTCAGAAACTCGACCTGCGTCAACAGGATGCCGGCGTTGCCGACCAGCGAACGCCCCGGCTCGAAGTACACCTCGCGATGCCCCTGTCCACGCGCTTCGATCCGATCGAGCACCGTGCGCACGAACACGCCGATATCAGGCGGCGTTTCATCGTCGTAGGTGATGCCGAGGCCGCCGCCGATATCGATATGGCGAATCTTCGAGCCATCGGCTTCGATCTGTCCGACGAGGTCGAGCAGCCGGTCGATCGCGTCGAGATACGGCGCGACCTCGGTGATCTGCGAACCGATATGGCAATCGATGCCGACCACCTCGAGGTGCGGCATCGCGGCGGCCGCGCGGTAGGTGGCGCGCGCGTCGTCGAATGCGACGCCGAACTTGTTCGCCTTCAGACCGGTCGAGATATACGGATGCGTTTTCGCATCGACATCGGGATTCACCCGCAGCGACACCGGCGCCCGCTTGCCCATCGCGCCCGCCGCTTCGTTCAGGCGATCGAGTTCGGGAATCGACTCGACGTTGAAGCACTTCACGCCCGCCGCCAGTGCCTCGCGCATTTCAGAAGCCGTCTTGCCGACACCCGAAAACACCGTGTTTTCCGCCTTGCCGCCGGCGGCAAGCACGCGTGCGAGTTCGCCGCCCGACACGATGTCGAAGCCCGCGTTCATACGCGCGAACACGTTGAGCACGGCGAGATTGCTGTTCGCTTTCACGGCGACATGCACGCTCGCCCGACGGCCCGCGCATGCGCCGGCATACGCTTGCCACGCGTCGGTCAACGCCGCGCGCGAGTAGACATAGAGCGGTGTGCCGAACCGCTCGGCAAGCGACACGGCCGACACGCCCTCGGCGTGCAGCACGCCGTCGACGTGGGCGAAGGCTGATCGAGTCATGCGAAGCTCTTGGTGAGGTCTTGAAGTCCCGGCAAGGGATGTCTATTGTGCCTGCGGCGCGCTCGAGGCAGGCCGCTGCGGCATCGGTGCCGTGGTGCCGCTAGCAGGCATCTGCATTGCATCGTCGGGTGATAGCGACAACGGTTCGCCGGTGGTGTCCGGAATGCTCGACGATGCCGTTTCCGGCGTCGGTTTCACTTCTTCGGGCGAAGGCGGTTGCGTCTGTTCCTGCGGTTTTGGCGGCAACGGCGGTACGGTAGGCAGATAGAGCGCGCCGCGTTGCCCGCAGCCTGTGAGTACGACGGCTGCGAGAATGGACAAAGCCGCTACAATCGCGCTCATCCGGAAAACGGCTCGCATGACTGTCCCTGTATAACGAATCCGCTGGAGTTTAGCATGTCCGATAGTGATTACCTGGCTCGTGCAGAAGCAGTGCTGGCGGCGGTCGAGCGCGCGCTCGACTACACCGACGCCGATATCGAATTCGAGCGCAGCGGCAATGTGCTGACGCTCGAGTTCGAGAACGGCACGAAGATCATCGTGAACCTGCAGCCGCCGATGCAGGAGATCTGGATCGCGGCGAAGTCGGGCGGTTACCACTTCCGCTTTGTCGACGGCAAATGGCGCGACACGCGCAACGGCACGGAATTCTTTACCGCGCTGTCTGACTATGCGACGCAGCAGGCCGGCGAGCCGGTGCAAATCACGCCCTGATCCCGGGTATTGCGCAGGGCCTGAAACGCGGTACACGAGGTCGCGCTCGCGGTACATGCGCCTGCTTTCGCCGGTACGCGTGCGCGCTCGAGCCTGCTGCTCGCCCGTGCCCTAGTGCCCGCGGAACAGGTTCATGATGTCCTGCTTCTCCTGCTCCCCGACCTGCTGCGGCGCGGCGCCCTCGGCCCCGCTTGCCATTTCATCGGCCGGTGCTTGCGGGACGCCGACCGACGCGATAAAGCCGTTGCCCGGTGTAAAGCCGTCGAGATACAACTCGTCGCCGATCGTTGTGACGCCGTCGGGCATCGGCATCTTGTACTCGGGCACGCCTTTGAGCGCGCGGGCCATGTATTCGATCCACACCGGCAGCGCGAGTCCGCCGCCGGTTTCCTTGTCGCCGAGGCTGCGCGGGTTGTCGTAGCCGATCCATGCGATGGCGGTCAGCGTGTGCTGGTAGCCCGCGAACCACGCGTCGCGTGAATCGTTGGTGGTGCCGGTCTTGCCGCCGAGGTCGGTGCGCTTCAACACGTTTGATTTCGCACCCGTGCCGCGTTGCGCAACGCTTTGCAGCAGGCTGTTCATGACATATGCGTTGCGCGGCTCGATCGCATGCGGTGCGCTCTGCCCGGCGACGAGCGGCTGCGCATGCGCAACCACGACGCCGCGCTGGTCGGTCACTTCCGCAATCAGATACGGATTGACGCGATAGCCGCCGTTGGCGAACACCGAGTACGCGGCCGCCATCTGCAGCGGCGTGACGAGGCCCGCCCCGAGCGCCATCGGCAGATACGCCGGGTGACGATCGGCGTCGAAGCCGAATTGCGTGATGTAGCGCTGCGCGTACTTCGTGCCGATCTGGTTCAGGATGCGGATCGACACGAGGTTTTTCGACTTCTGCAGCGCGGTGCGCATCGTCATCGGCCCGTCGAAGCCGCCGCCGTAGTTTTTCGGCTCCCACGCCTGGCCGCCCGTTTCGGCGGCGCTGAAAAAGAGCGGCGCGTCGTTAATGACCGTCGCGGGTCCAAGGCCTTTTTCGAGCGACGCCGAATAAATGAACGGCTTGAAGCTCGAGCCCGGCTGCCGCCACGCCTGTGTGACGTGGTTGAACTTGTTCTTGTTGAAGTCGAAGCCGCCGATCAGCGCGCGGATCGCGCCGTCCTGCGGCACGATCGAGATAAACGCGCCTTCCACCTGCGGCAACTGTGTGATTGACCAGTCGCCGTCGTCGTTCTTCACCACCCGCACGATCGCGCCGGGCCGGATCCGCTGGTTCGGCTGCGCGCGCGAGTTCAACGCGGAAGCCGCGTAACGAAGCCCGCCGTCGGTAATCGTCACCGCGTTGCCGCCGATCAGCGTGGCTTGCACCTGCTTCGGACTCGCCGAGGTGACGACCGCGGCATAAATTTCTCCGTTGTCCGGATGTTCGAGCAGCGCATCGTCGATGGCCTGTTCGCGATCGTCGGCGTCGGCCGGCAGATCGATAAACGCTTCGGGGCCGCGATAGCCATGCCGGCGTTCGTAGTCCATCAGCCCCTTGCGCAGCGCACGATAGGCGACGTCCTGATCGGCCGAGTCGATCGTCGTGACCA from Paraburkholderia edwinii includes the following:
- the lysA gene encoding diaminopimelate decarboxylase, yielding MTRSAFAHVDGVLHAEGVSAVSLAERFGTPLYVYSRAALTDAWQAYAGACAGRRASVHVAVKANSNLAVLNVFARMNAGFDIVSGGELARVLAAGGKAENTVFSGVGKTASEMREALAAGVKCFNVESIPELDRLNEAAGAMGKRAPVSLRVNPDVDAKTHPYISTGLKANKFGVAFDDARATYRAAAAMPHLEVVGIDCHIGSQITEVAPYLDAIDRLLDLVGQIEADGSKIRHIDIGGGLGITYDDETPPDIGVFVRTVLDRIEARGQGHREVYFEPGRSLVGNAGILLTQVEFLKPGVEKNFVIVDAAMNDLARPAMYEAYHAIEPVVVRNVPNNAPKQVYDVVGPVCESGDWLGRERELAVEPGDLLAIRSAGAYGFVMSSNYNTRPRAAEVMVDGDQVYVVRAREEVRQLFAGESLLPD
- the lptM gene encoding LPS translocon maturation chaperone LptM translates to MRAVFRMSAIVAALSILAAVVLTGCGQRGALYLPTVPPLPPKPQEQTQPPSPEEVKPTPETASSSIPDTTGEPLSLSPDDAMQMPASGTTAPMPQRPASSAPQAQ
- the cyaY gene encoding iron donor protein CyaY — protein: MSDSDYLARAEAVLAAVERALDYTDADIEFERSGNVLTLEFENGTKIIVNLQPPMQEIWIAAKSGGYHFRFVDGKWRDTRNGTEFFTALSDYATQQAGEPVQITP
- a CDS encoding penicillin-binding protein 1A; its protein translation is MQQTSNPSSPPPAPRKRKRPLWLTLIFGFVGLIFAGILCVALVLGYALVVATPNLPSLEALTDYQPKVPLRIYTADHVLIGEFGEERRDIVHIRDVPDNLKKAVLAIEDARFYDHGGVDLTGIARAGIVALTNGHATQGASTITMQVARNFFLSSEKTYTRKVYEMLLAYKIESKLSKDQILEVYMNQIYLGQRAYGFASAARVYFGKDLKDLTLAECAMLAGLPKAPSAYNPVVNPKRAKVRQEYILQRMLELHYITQQQFDDAARQPLVVKGAGKEFSVHAEYVAEMVRQMMYAQYREEAYTRGLNVVTTIDSADQDVAYRALRKGLMDYERRHGYRGPEAFIDLPADADDREQAIDDALLEHPDNGEIYAAVVTSASPKQVQATLIGGNAVTITDGGLRYAASALNSRAQPNQRIRPGAIVRVVKNDDGDWSITQLPQVEGAFISIVPQDGAIRALIGGFDFNKNKFNHVTQAWRQPGSSFKPFIYSASLEKGLGPATVINDAPLFFSAAETGGQAWEPKNYGGGFDGPMTMRTALQKSKNLVSIRILNQIGTKYAQRYITQFGFDADRHPAYLPMALGAGLVTPLQMAAAYSVFANGGYRVNPYLIAEVTDQRGVVVAHAQPLVAGQSAPHAIEPRNAYVMNSLLQSVAQRGTGAKSNVLKRTDLGGKTGTTNDSRDAWFAGYQHTLTAIAWIGYDNPRSLGDKETGGGLALPVWIEYMARALKGVPEYKMPMPDGVTTIGDELYLDGFTPGNGFIASVGVPQAPADEMASGAEGAAPQQVGEQEKQDIMNLFRGH